Proteins encoded by one window of Streptomyces uncialis:
- a CDS encoding response regulator, protein MTIRVLLADDQTLVRAAFAMLVESAGDMEVVGQAGTGREAVDLARTARADLVVMDIRMPDLDGIEATRLIAADEDLAGVKVLVLTTYDTDEHIIDALRAGASGFLVKDTRPAELLDAIRLVAAGEALLSPGPTARLIARALRAPDPGPGRSPGPETLTERERQVLGLVARGLTNQEIALSLGLSPLTAKTHVSRIMGKLAARDRAQLVIVAYESGMVTPGTL, encoded by the coding sequence GTGACGATCCGTGTGCTGCTCGCCGACGACCAGACGCTGGTACGGGCCGCCTTCGCGATGCTCGTGGAATCGGCGGGCGACATGGAGGTGGTCGGCCAGGCGGGCACCGGCCGGGAGGCCGTCGACCTGGCCCGCACCGCACGGGCCGACCTGGTCGTCATGGACATCCGGATGCCCGACCTCGACGGGATCGAGGCGACCCGGCTGATCGCCGCCGACGAGGACCTCGCGGGGGTGAAGGTCCTCGTGCTCACCACGTACGACACCGACGAGCACATCATCGACGCGCTGCGCGCCGGTGCCTCCGGTTTCCTGGTGAAGGACACCCGGCCCGCCGAACTCCTGGACGCGATACGGCTCGTGGCGGCGGGCGAGGCCCTGCTGTCGCCCGGTCCCACCGCCCGGCTGATCGCCCGCGCCCTGCGCGCCCCGGACCCGGGCCCGGGGCGGTCGCCCGGCCCCGAGACCCTGACCGAACGCGAACGCCAGGTCCTCGGGCTGGTCGCCCGGGGCCTGACCAATCAGGAGATCGCCCTCTCGCTCGGGCTGAGCCCGCTCACCGCCAAGACCCATGTCAGCCGCATCATGGGCAAACTGGCCGCCCGCGACCGCGCCCAACTCGTCATCGTCGCCTACGAGTCCGGCATGGTGACCCCCGGAACGCTCTGA
- a CDS encoding saccharopine dehydrogenase family protein — translation MGQSESVLILGGTGQAGAGAAALLRRWHPALPLTIAGRDLDRAQRVADELGTATATTIDLRRGDLGLPADHHYSAVVAALWDDHLHGLRYAQRHGLPYLSISSGLTDIAPEVVAGAQRANAAPILVASHYCAGTVVLAALHTARRFGRVDSIRIGAVLDETDTGGPAGIADLERWSTATTAGLVRRDGVFTWVTDPDAQADVRGTDGTGLPGRSIAILDVPSLALATDAPDVRFDFAVGESTGRRRGEPASFEVRIDLEGTDREGAPISTSRYLVHPAGQRPLTATGIALGVERLLGLRGEAVAPGIHTPESLLDPAYAVQRLEETGATFIDAPGGG, via the coding sequence GTGGGACAGTCGGAATCGGTACTGATCCTGGGCGGCACGGGCCAGGCGGGAGCGGGGGCCGCCGCCCTCCTGCGGCGATGGCACCCGGCGCTGCCGCTGACGATCGCGGGTCGCGACCTCGACCGCGCCCAGCGGGTCGCCGACGAACTCGGCACCGCCACGGCCACGACCATCGATCTGCGGCGCGGCGATCTCGGCCTCCCGGCCGACCACCACTACTCGGCGGTGGTCGCCGCGCTCTGGGACGACCATCTGCACGGACTGCGCTACGCGCAGCGTCACGGGCTGCCGTACCTCAGCATCTCCAGCGGTCTGACGGACATCGCGCCGGAGGTCGTCGCGGGCGCCCAGCGGGCGAACGCCGCGCCGATCCTGGTGGCCAGCCACTACTGCGCCGGTACCGTCGTCCTCGCGGCCCTGCACACCGCCCGGCGGTTCGGCCGGGTCGACAGCATCCGGATCGGTGCGGTACTGGACGAGACGGACACCGGCGGGCCTGCCGGAATCGCGGATCTGGAGCGGTGGTCCACGGCCACCACGGCGGGACTCGTGCGCCGGGACGGCGTCTTCACCTGGGTCACCGACCCCGACGCACAGGCGGATGTGCGCGGTACCGACGGCACCGGTCTGCCCGGCCGGAGCATCGCCATCCTCGACGTACCGAGCCTCGCCCTCGCGACGGACGCCCCCGATGTCCGCTTCGACTTCGCCGTCGGTGAATCCACGGGCCGGCGCCGCGGTGAACCCGCTTCCTTCGAGGTCCGGATCGACCTCGAAGGAACGGACCGGGAGGGTGCGCCGATCAGTACGAGCCGCTACCTGGTCCACCCGGCGGGGCAGCGCCCCTTGACCGCGACCGGCATCGCCCTCGGCGTCGAGCGCTTGCTCGGACTGCGCGGCGAAGCGGTCGCACCGGGCATCCACACCCCCGAGTCGTTGCTCGACCCGGCCTACGCGGTGCAGCGGCTGGAGGAGACCGGCGCCACCTTCATCGACGCGCCTGGAGGCGGCTGA
- a CDS encoding MMPL family transporter: protein MLLALVVPFAGKLGDVQQDRAVDYLPAGADSTQVAKIQDSLPGGETTELVLVYHRDGGLTPADRTTAEDQIREIGAAHELAATPEGIPSEDGATLMYPVATNAPGQDEEARAAFVKDVRATATGTDGLGVEVGGSGAIQFDAEEVYGSLGGPLFLTTVGVVALMLIVIYRSPFLLLIPLISAGMAEVLARAGAYGLNRLFDTPVTTQSASIMTVLVFGVGTDYALLLVARYREELRRVERPYDAMAAALRGCGPAVIASSGTVAVGLLSLLVADLNSSSGMGPLGALGVLCALLAMVTLLPALLLLFGRRVFWPLIPAYGSEPKARRSLFAAMGSSAGRYPYRALIGGAAVLGALALGVFAMPGTLKQEDSFTDKPESIAALETLGEAFPDRGSQPITVITPTGRAAVTLTTAERVPGVEAVARGRSADGWTELSVIASAKPESAAETRTIGELRSALDDSYVGGPSAQQIDLEKTHSRDTTLVIPLVLVLVLLILILLLRSLVAPLLLIAAVVAVWGASLGIGGLVFGPLFGFEGMDPGLPLLSFVFLVALGVDYGIFLMHRMREESLAGAEPGPAALSALRSTGAVIASAGLVLAATFGVLLNLPMVMLVQLGFVVAVGVLLDTFLVRTYLVTSASVALGRKVWWPGPLSKRAPVPVPDRPAEEPVPVP from the coding sequence GTGCTGCTGGCCCTCGTCGTCCCCTTCGCGGGGAAACTCGGTGACGTCCAGCAGGACCGCGCGGTCGACTACCTTCCCGCCGGCGCCGACAGCACCCAGGTCGCGAAGATCCAGGACAGCCTCCCGGGCGGCGAGACCACCGAACTGGTCCTCGTCTACCACCGCGACGGCGGGCTCACGCCCGCCGACCGCACCACCGCCGAGGACCAGATACGGGAGATCGGCGCGGCCCATGAACTCGCCGCCACCCCCGAGGGCATCCCGTCGGAGGACGGCGCCACCCTGATGTACCCGGTGGCGACGAACGCCCCGGGCCAGGACGAGGAGGCCCGGGCCGCGTTCGTCAAGGACGTCCGGGCCACCGCGACCGGCACCGACGGCCTCGGAGTCGAGGTCGGCGGCTCCGGCGCCATCCAGTTCGACGCCGAAGAGGTGTACGGCTCGCTCGGCGGCCCGCTGTTCCTCACCACCGTCGGTGTCGTCGCGCTGATGCTCATCGTCATCTACCGCAGCCCGTTCCTGCTGCTGATCCCGCTGATCAGCGCCGGTATGGCCGAGGTGCTGGCCCGGGCGGGCGCCTACGGCCTGAACCGGCTCTTCGACACCCCGGTCACCACGCAGAGCGCGTCGATCATGACCGTCCTCGTCTTCGGTGTCGGCACCGACTACGCCCTGCTGCTGGTGGCCCGCTACCGCGAGGAACTGCGCCGCGTGGAGCGCCCGTACGACGCGATGGCCGCCGCCCTGCGCGGCTGCGGGCCCGCCGTCATCGCCTCGTCCGGCACGGTCGCCGTCGGTCTGCTGTCGCTGCTCGTGGCGGATCTCAACAGCAGCAGCGGGATGGGCCCGCTCGGCGCCCTCGGGGTGCTGTGCGCGCTGCTCGCGATGGTGACCCTGCTGCCCGCCCTGCTGCTGCTGTTCGGCCGCCGGGTGTTCTGGCCGCTGATACCCGCGTACGGCAGCGAACCGAAGGCACGCAGGTCGCTGTTCGCGGCGATGGGCAGCTCCGCCGGCCGCTACCCGTACCGGGCGCTGATCGGGGGCGCCGCGGTCCTCGGCGCACTGGCGCTCGGGGTGTTCGCCATGCCGGGCACCCTCAAGCAGGAGGACTCCTTCACCGACAAGCCCGAGTCGATCGCCGCGCTGGAGACCCTCGGCGAGGCGTTCCCCGACCGCGGTTCCCAGCCGATCACCGTGATCACCCCCACCGGCCGCGCGGCCGTGACCCTCACCACCGCCGAACGGGTCCCGGGCGTGGAGGCCGTCGCACGCGGACGCAGCGCCGACGGCTGGACGGAGCTGTCCGTCATCGCCTCCGCGAAGCCGGAGTCGGCCGCCGAGACCAGGACGATCGGGGAACTGCGCTCCGCCCTCGACGACTCGTACGTGGGCGGTCCGAGCGCGCAGCAGATCGACCTGGAGAAGACCCACTCCCGGGACACCACGCTCGTCATCCCGCTCGTGCTCGTCCTGGTGCTGCTGATCCTGATCCTGCTGCTGCGCAGTCTGGTCGCGCCGCTGCTGCTCATCGCCGCGGTGGTCGCGGTGTGGGGCGCCTCGCTGGGTATCGGGGGCCTCGTCTTCGGCCCGCTGTTCGGCTTCGAGGGCATGGACCCGGGGCTTCCGCTGCTGTCGTTCGTGTTCCTGGTCGCCCTCGGCGTCGACTACGGCATCTTCCTGATGCACCGGATGCGCGAGGAGTCCCTGGCGGGCGCCGAACCGGGCCCGGCCGCGCTCAGCGCGCTGCGCAGCACCGGCGCCGTGATCGCGTCGGCGGGACTCGTCCTCGCGGCCACCTTCGGGGTGCTGCTCAACCTCCCGATGGTGATGCTCGTACAGCTCGGCTTCGTCGTCGCGGTCGGTGTCCTCCTCGACACCTTCCTGGTGCGGACGTATCTGGTGACCAGCGCCAGCGTCGCCCTCGGCCGCAAGGTGTGGTGGCCCGGCCCGCTGTCCAAGCGCGCGCCGGTGCCCGTGCCCGACCGCCCCGCAGAGGAACCCGTCCCCGTTCCGTGA
- a CDS encoding TetR/AcrR family transcriptional regulator — protein MAAAPTRLSKQARREQLLDTALVIVRTRGADGLTLVTLAEEAGVSRPIAYDHFATRPGLLLALHQRLDDRHRAAITQALRDAEPSAGEVARVISAAYFACATDMPELGAVSAALKGNPEMEAVQRESTDGYTDLMAAALLPYSGLAPQALRLRCVGVLGAAEAIAAELNGERATDGEAVTALTGLILGSLDAGADR, from the coding sequence ATGGCCGCCGCACCGACCCGTCTGTCCAAGCAGGCCAGGCGGGAGCAGCTGCTCGACACCGCCTTGGTGATCGTGCGCACCCGGGGCGCCGACGGGCTGACCCTGGTCACCCTCGCGGAGGAGGCCGGGGTGAGCAGGCCGATCGCCTACGACCACTTCGCCACCCGCCCCGGCCTGCTGCTCGCGCTCCACCAACGGCTCGACGACCGCCACCGGGCCGCGATCACCCAGGCGTTGCGGGACGCCGAACCCAGCGCCGGCGAGGTCGCCCGCGTCATCAGCGCCGCCTACTTCGCCTGCGCCACCGACATGCCGGAGCTCGGCGCCGTCTCCGCCGCGCTGAAGGGGAACCCGGAGATGGAGGCGGTCCAGCGCGAGTCGACCGACGGCTACACGGACCTGATGGCCGCCGCGCTGCTGCCGTACTCCGGGCTCGCGCCCCAGGCCCTGCGGCTGCGGTGCGTCGGCGTGCTGGGTGCGGCCGAGGCGATCGCCGCCGAGCTGAACGGGGAGCGGGCGACCGACGGCGAAGCGGTCACCGCGCTGACCGGCCTGATCCTGGGCAGCCTTGACGCCGGGGCCGACCGTTGA
- a CDS encoding sensor histidine kinase: protein MPQDGPVESHRTAERADLAPQGAPDAPPVARHGPPEGSGAPATPAGPGRAWRGFPRDDQALAAGTPDRPGPVWRSCLRDDRALAAAFAASAVIVAVLCDAEGGLDALGWALLLAAHVPAAFRTRAPLCSFLGVVAFVAPYHALDYHHAASGPVTYLALYTVAVLGTPRRTVYVGLGTVGLSVSIMIRVSPHKAMELLQISGWVVAVLVVGEYVRVHRRNVRAATERAERAERTREEEARRRVAEERLRIARDLHDLLAHTITLVGVQTSVAAHVLAADPDRLDRAAVARALDDIADTCRTARGELRATLEVLRADAPGEPRGPLPGVGGLVHLAESARATGAAVTLTVRGALDTEPPPAVGAAVYRIVQEALTNAVRHAGTGVAVAVTVRAANGLLEVLVTDDGAPGSHPARRPLTAPVSGHGRTSVPCPDILAASHTPSGPAALPADPAQPPGFGLIGMRERARSVGGTLQAGPSPDGGFTVAAVLPLAPVFPAGAAAPEPAAPEEVPGRPWQGRWCAGEATTA, encoded by the coding sequence ATGCCGCAGGATGGCCCCGTGGAATCCCACCGCACCGCCGAACGAGCCGACTTGGCCCCCCAGGGCGCGCCGGACGCGCCCCCTGTGGCCCGCCACGGCCCTCCCGAGGGGTCCGGCGCCCCCGCGACGCCCGCCGGGCCCGGACGGGCCTGGCGGGGCTTCCCGCGTGACGACCAGGCCCTCGCCGCCGGGACACCCGACCGCCCGGGTCCGGTCTGGCGGAGCTGTCTGCGTGACGACCGGGCCCTCGCCGCCGCCTTCGCCGCGTCCGCGGTGATCGTCGCCGTGCTGTGCGACGCCGAGGGGGGCCTCGACGCCCTCGGCTGGGCGCTGCTCCTCGCCGCCCATGTCCCGGCGGCCTTCCGCACCCGGGCGCCGCTGTGTTCGTTCCTCGGGGTCGTCGCGTTCGTCGCCCCGTACCACGCCCTCGACTACCATCACGCGGCCTCCGGCCCGGTCACCTACCTCGCGCTGTACACCGTGGCCGTCCTCGGCACCCCCCGGCGGACCGTGTACGTGGGGCTCGGCACCGTCGGACTGTCGGTGTCGATCATGATCAGGGTCAGTCCCCACAAGGCCATGGAACTGCTCCAGATATCCGGCTGGGTGGTCGCCGTCCTCGTCGTCGGCGAGTACGTTCGGGTGCACCGGCGCAATGTCCGCGCCGCCACCGAACGCGCGGAACGCGCGGAACGCACCCGCGAGGAGGAGGCCCGCCGCCGGGTCGCGGAGGAACGGCTGAGGATCGCCCGGGACCTGCACGACCTGCTCGCCCACACCATCACCCTCGTCGGGGTGCAGACCTCCGTCGCCGCGCACGTCCTCGCCGCCGACCCCGACCGCCTCGACCGGGCCGCCGTCGCCCGCGCCCTCGACGACATCGCCGACACCTGCCGCACCGCGCGCGGGGAGCTGCGCGCCACCCTCGAAGTGCTGCGCGCCGACGCGCCCGGTGAGCCACGCGGCCCGCTGCCCGGTGTCGGCGGACTCGTCCACCTCGCGGAGTCCGCGCGCGCGACCGGCGCCGCCGTCACCCTGACCGTACGCGGCGCCCTCGACACGGAACCGCCCCCGGCGGTCGGCGCGGCGGTCTACCGCATCGTCCAGGAGGCCCTCACCAACGCCGTACGGCACGCGGGGACCGGCGTCGCGGTGGCCGTGACCGTCCGGGCCGCGAACGGCCTCCTGGAGGTCCTCGTCACGGACGACGGCGCCCCCGGCTCCCACCCGGCCCGGCGACCGCTCACCGCCCCCGTGAGCGGGCACGGCCGGACCTCCGTACCGTGCCCGGACATCCTGGCGGCGTCGCACACCCCCAGCGGCCCGGCGGCGCTCCCCGCCGACCCCGCGCAGCCGCCGGGGTTCGGACTGATCGGTATGCGGGAACGCGCCCGCAGCGTGGGCGGCACCCTGCAAGCCGGTCCCAGCCCGGACGGCGGCTTCACCGTCGCGGCCGTCCTGCCCCTCGCCCCCGTGTTCCCCGCCGGGGCGGCGGCGCCCGAACCCGCCGCCCCCGAAGAGGTGCCCGGCCGCCCGTGGCAGGGTCGGTGGTGCGCGGGGGAGGCCACCACCGCGTGA
- a CDS encoding TerB family tellurite resistance protein, whose amino-acid sequence MLPSRGRYGRAVRGARRSRLMGVRTVWTTVSDGEFYCPGCGGDRNYQRRTGRRRFTVLGLPLVPRGAAAPVVECVSCQERFGTDALDHPTSQRFSAMLRDAVHTVALAVLAAGGTGARTAVDAALAVVRDAGYRDCDGEQLVTLVEALCAEPGRLPGFFAGSGAGASGLTVELREALEPLAPHLAPAGREALLLQGARIALADGAYTPAERDTLTTVGCALTLTTEDVTRLLKSARPTPS is encoded by the coding sequence GTGCTGCCAAGCAGGGGACGGTACGGCCGTGCCGTCCGCGGTGCCCGCCGGTCCCGCCTCATGGGCGTCCGGACCGTGTGGACGACCGTGTCCGACGGGGAGTTCTACTGCCCCGGATGCGGCGGCGACCGCAACTACCAGCGGCGCACCGGACGGCGCAGGTTCACCGTGCTCGGGCTGCCGCTGGTGCCCCGGGGGGCCGCCGCGCCCGTCGTCGAGTGCGTCAGCTGCCAGGAGCGGTTCGGTACCGACGCGCTCGACCATCCGACCTCGCAGCGGTTCTCCGCGATGCTGCGGGACGCGGTGCACACGGTGGCGCTCGCGGTGCTGGCCGCGGGGGGTACGGGGGCCCGGACGGCCGTGGACGCGGCGCTGGCCGTCGTCCGGGACGCGGGGTACCGGGACTGCGACGGGGAGCAGCTCGTGACGCTCGTCGAGGCGTTGTGCGCGGAGCCCGGGCGGTTGCCCGGGTTCTTCGCGGGGTCGGGGGCGGGGGCCTCGGGGCTCACCGTCGAGCTCCGTGAGGCGCTCGAACCGCTCGCGCCTCATCTGGCTCCCGCGGGGCGGGAGGCGCTGCTGCTCCAGGGGGCGCGGATCGCGCTCGCCGACGGGGCCTATACGCCCGCCGAGCGGGACACGTTGACCACTGTCGGTTGTGCCCTCACGCTCACCACGGAGGATGTCACCCGCCTCCTGAAGTCGGCCCGTCCCACACCCTCCTGA